The Natrinema salaciae genome contains a region encoding:
- a CDS encoding GNAT family N-acetyltransferase, which yields MVDYRPIPDERDVFHEYRSYAFIPEEGVPAYDPDEHETPRSTLGSRRGVYEADAADDADPRSVCRHYWLGSRVRDDVHRTAGLASVATPPEYRRRGYVRQLLARSLAEYRDHDVRFSVLWPFRYRFYRQYGWDTCNRIATHECEPSVLSFATDAVDRNAGSFRRLEADEYESLAPAYETHVDRYSLALERDEDWWRHRVFAGHERDPFVYAYERDGRVRGYLVYTIDGEMGDRTLAVTELVAVDREARLALLSFCHDHESQVERVRLRAPVDDPLRDLARDPDEIDTAVDDGPMVRLVDVAETLSSLSYPDRDGDVEIAVEDPLVDWNEGTFALEVSGGNGACEHLHDATGSSTADVRLDIAALSQLAVGARSATALERTGRLEAADSDAVATLADLFPETDVYLGESF from the coding sequence ATGGTCGACTACCGTCCCATCCCGGACGAACGGGACGTCTTCCACGAGTACCGCAGCTACGCGTTCATCCCGGAGGAGGGAGTGCCGGCGTACGATCCCGACGAACACGAGACGCCGCGATCGACGCTCGGTTCTCGTCGCGGCGTGTACGAAGCCGATGCGGCCGACGACGCCGACCCGCGATCCGTCTGTCGACACTACTGGCTCGGGTCCCGCGTACGCGACGACGTCCATCGGACCGCCGGGCTGGCATCGGTCGCGACGCCGCCCGAGTACCGCCGGCGCGGGTACGTCCGGCAGTTGCTCGCCCGCTCGCTCGCGGAGTATCGCGATCACGACGTCCGGTTCTCGGTGCTGTGGCCGTTCCGGTACCGGTTCTACCGGCAGTACGGCTGGGACACGTGCAACCGCATCGCTACCCACGAGTGCGAGCCGTCGGTACTTTCGTTCGCAACCGATGCCGTCGACCGAAACGCGGGTTCGTTCCGTCGACTCGAGGCCGACGAGTACGAGTCGCTCGCACCGGCCTACGAGACCCACGTCGATCGCTACTCGCTCGCGCTCGAGCGCGACGAGGACTGGTGGCGCCATCGCGTGTTCGCCGGTCACGAGCGAGATCCCTTCGTATACGCGTACGAGCGCGACGGACGGGTGCGGGGATATCTCGTCTACACGATCGACGGCGAGATGGGCGACCGGACGCTGGCCGTCACCGAACTCGTCGCCGTCGATCGCGAGGCCCGCCTGGCGCTGCTGTCGTTCTGTCACGATCACGAGTCGCAGGTCGAGCGGGTGCGTCTCCGAGCCCCCGTGGACGATCCGCTTCGGGACCTCGCTCGAGACCCCGACGAGATCGACACCGCGGTCGACGACGGCCCGATGGTTCGGCTCGTCGACGTAGCGGAGACGCTGTCCTCACTCTCGTATCCGGACCGCGACGGCGACGTCGAGATCGCCGTCGAGGACCCGCTGGTCGACTGGAACGAGGGAACGTTCGCACTCGAGGTGTCGGGTGGGAACGGTGCGTGCGAGCACCTGCACGACGCGACCGGCTCGAGTACCGCGGACGTTCGTCTCGATATCGCCGCGCTCTCGCAACTCGCGGTGGGCGCTCGCTCGGCGACCGCCCTTGAGCGGACCGGGCGCCTCGAAGCGGCGGATTCGGACGCGGTGGCGACGCTCGCGGATCTCTTTCCCGAAACCGACGTCTATCTCGGCGAGTCCTTCTGA
- a CDS encoding DMT family transporter, with the protein MDDETIGIGLVLTSAIGFGTLGIFGVIAAEEGLSIPTVLALRFAIAAVVVWAVLWLRGRFRLPSRRVMAIAFALGAGGYAAQSGLYFVGLEFMSAGMVAIVLYTYPAFVVCLVAIGHPDRVTAILLGALGLSIGGVALITGVDPAGVDPRGVVVVLGAAFAYSLYIVVSQRALTSVDAETLTAFVLPAAAASFVVFGLGTETLSMPSSAAGWGVTLAIATVATVIPVLAFFAGIARIGASRASIISTAEPGVTVALGALVLGETVTAVTIVGGVLVVAGVILIQREET; encoded by the coding sequence ATGGACGACGAAACGATCGGGATCGGCCTCGTCCTCACCTCCGCGATCGGCTTCGGCACGCTGGGGATCTTCGGCGTCATCGCCGCCGAGGAGGGGCTCTCGATCCCGACGGTGCTCGCGCTTCGGTTCGCCATCGCGGCGGTCGTCGTCTGGGCCGTGCTCTGGCTCCGCGGCCGGTTTCGGCTCCCCAGCCGTCGGGTAATGGCGATCGCGTTCGCGCTCGGGGCGGGGGGCTACGCGGCCCAGAGCGGGCTCTACTTCGTCGGTCTCGAGTTCATGTCCGCCGGCATGGTCGCGATCGTTCTCTACACGTATCCGGCGTTCGTCGTCTGTCTCGTCGCGATCGGACATCCCGACCGGGTGACCGCGATCCTCCTGGGCGCGCTCGGGCTGTCGATCGGCGGCGTCGCACTCATCACCGGGGTCGACCCGGCGGGGGTCGACCCGCGGGGCGTCGTCGTGGTCCTCGGTGCGGCGTTCGCGTACTCGCTGTACATCGTGGTGAGCCAGCGGGCGCTCACGTCGGTCGACGCCGAGACGCTGACCGCGTTCGTCCTGCCCGCGGCGGCCGCGAGCTTCGTCGTCTTCGGCCTCGGCACGGAGACGCTCTCGATGCCGAGCAGCGCCGCCGGCTGGGGCGTCACTCTCGCGATCGCGACCGTCGCGACGGTGATTCCCGTGCTCGCGTTCTTCGCCGGAATCGCCAGGATCGGTGCGAGCCGGGCGAGCATCATCAGTACCGCCGAACCGGGTGTTACCGTCGCTCTCGGCGCGCTCGTGCTGGGAGAGACCGTTACGGCGGTGACGATCGTCGGTGGGGTCCTCGTCGTCGCAGGCGTGATCCTCATCCAGCGCGAAGAGACGTGA